Proteins from a single region of Hydra vulgaris chromosome 12, alternate assembly HydraT2T_AEP:
- the LOC136088571 gene encoding uncharacterized protein LOC136088571, whose protein sequence is MASAAKIIKFNEPISKSLKTFLLWGKEEFIGYTEENGLVIKIWCKVCARNKFAILSDCSVRGVMVGSLQAFIEGTSVVTKHQVDRHLEGHIHKLALEIDKRNPTEETGIGHIINPDNQNSLYNKQNIREAYFKMIKTACEMALKPSMPHSHFEVLIKCQRLNGVQHVEGKGHNRAGNSFFKLI, encoded by the exons atggcatcggcggcaaaaataattaaatttaatgagcCAATATCAAAGAGcttaaaaacatttctgttgTGGGGGAAAGAGGAATTTATCGGTTACACTGAAGAAAACGGATTAGTTATCAAAATATGGTGTAAGGTTTGCGCAAGAAACAAGTTTGCTATTTTAAGTGATTGTTCAGTTAGAGGAGTAATGGTTGGTTCTTTGCAGGCGTTTATTGAGGGAACTAGTGTGGTAACAAAACATCAG gttGATCGTCATCTTGAAGGTCATATCCATAAACTGGCGCTGGAAATCGATAAGAGAAACCCAACTGAAGAAACTGGAATAGGCCACATTATAAATCCAGATAACCAGAACTCTTTATATAATAAGCAAAACATTCGTGAAGCGTATTTTAAGATGATAAAAACAGCATGCGAAATGGCTTTAAAACCAAGCATGCCCCATAGTCATTTTGAAGTACTTATCAAATGCCAAAGACTTAATGGTGTGCAACATGTAGAAGGAAAAGGCCACAATCGAGCAggtaattcattttttaaattaatttga